The following proteins are co-located in the Lagenorhynchus albirostris chromosome 2, mLagAlb1.1, whole genome shotgun sequence genome:
- the PLEKHO1 gene encoding pleckstrin homology domain-containing family O member 1 isoform X3, with translation MAVASTSTSDGMLTLDLIQEEDPSPEEPTSCAESFRVDLDKSVAQLAGSRRRADSDRIQPSSDRASGLPRLWEKPDRGATYTPQAPKKLSPAEKGRCASLEEILSQRDTAAARTLQLQAQDPPTPIPPHPGQLSRIQDLVARKLEKTQELLAEVQGLGDGKRKAKDPPRSPPDSESEQLLLETERLLGEASSNWSQAKRVLQEVRELRDLYRQMDLQTPDSHLRQPSQHSQYRKSLM, from the exons ATGGCTGTG GCTTCAACCTCTACCTCGGATGGCATGCTGACCTTGGACCTGATCCAGGAGGAAGACCCTTCCCCTGAGGAACCAACCTCCTGTGCTGAGAGCTTTCGAGTCGACCTGGACAAGTCTGTGGCCCAGCTGGCAGGCAGCCGGCGGAGAGCAGACTCAGACCGCATCCAGCCCTCCTCGGACCGGGCAAGCGGCCTTCCCCGACTTTGGGAAAAGCCAGACAGAGGGGCCACCTACACCCCCCAGGCACCCAAGAAGTTGAGCCCCGCAGAAAAAGGCCGCTGTGCCTCCCTGGAGGAGATCCTGTCTCAGCGGGACACTGCCGCAGCCCGCACCCTCCAACTGCAGGCCCAGGACCCCCcgacccccatcccaccccacccggGGCAGCTGTCCCGGATCCAGGACCTGGTAGCAAGGAAACTGGAGAAGACTCAGGAGCTGCTGGCAGAGGTTCAGGGACTGGGAGACGGGAAGCGAAAGGCCAAGGACCCCCCTCGGTCTCCTCCCGATTCTGAGTCAGAACAGCTGCTGCTGGAGACAGAGCGGCTGCTGGGAGAGGCGTCATCAAATTGGAGCCAGGCGAAGAGGGTGCTCCAGGAAGTCAGGGAGCTGAGGGACCTGTACAGACAGATGGACCTGCAGACCCCCGACTCCCACCTCAGACAGCCCAGCCAGCATAGCCAGTACCGGAAGAGCCTGATGTAG